In Alkalihalobacterium alkalinitrilicum, a genomic segment contains:
- the modB gene encoding molybdate ABC transporter permease subunit, with the protein MADVNLFPLFLSLRVATTATLLALFIGLPIAYYLSKSKGKLADLIDTLITLPIVLPPTVLGYYLLVLLGRQSPIGQFVEQHFNITIVFTTTGAVIAALVVSIPFLIKSAKASFATVDQNIVNAAKVLGRTDFNIFFTIILPLAWRGIVSGLTLAFARALGDFGATLMVAGSIPNETMTMPIAIYDALLAGNRNLANILVFIMTATSVTVLYVINRLEKRVVKG; encoded by the coding sequence ATGGCAGATGTTAATTTATTTCCACTATTTCTTTCATTAAGAGTCGCTACCACAGCAACTCTATTAGCCCTTTTTATAGGTTTACCCATCGCATACTACTTAAGTAAGTCAAAAGGAAAATTGGCTGACCTAATAGATACACTGATCACTCTTCCTATCGTTTTGCCCCCAACGGTGCTTGGATATTACTTACTCGTTTTATTAGGGAGACAAAGTCCCATTGGTCAGTTTGTCGAACAACATTTTAATATCACCATCGTATTTACAACGACTGGTGCTGTCATCGCAGCTCTCGTCGTTTCCATTCCTTTTTTAATTAAATCGGCAAAAGCATCATTTGCAACGGTTGACCAAAACATTGTTAATGCTGCCAAGGTCCTTGGACGTACGGATTTCAATATTTTCTTTACCATTATTCTCCCACTCGCTTGGAGAGGTATTGTTTCGGGACTCACGCTCGCATTTGCCCGCGCACTTGGAGATTTTGGAGCAACCTTAATGGTGGCAGGAAGTATTCCGAACGAAACGATGACGATGCCGATTGCCATTTATGATGCACTTCTTGCAGGCAACCGTAATTTAGCGAACATCCTCGTATTTATTATGACAGCTACTTCAGTCACTGTTCTATATGTTATTAATCGATTAGAAAAAAGAGTAGTCAAGGGGTGA
- the modA gene encoding molybdate ABC transporter substrate-binding protein: MKTFTFKVLAIITLFLLIIFINSACSTEYNEIADKLELKVAAASDLTLAFTEVGSLFEEETGATITFSFGSTGQLADQIANGAPFNVFAAANIKFVDQLNEKDLIFPDTQTTYAFGRIGIATLPDQPIVIEKLEDLLQPEVVKVAIANPDHAPYGLAAKQALETVGIWEELQGKLVYGRNISDTLAFIETGNVEAGIIALSLYQEDIVNFHMIEENLHTPLEQSIAVINETNQEELSRKFIDFIMGPVGKPIMESYGFVVPE; this comes from the coding sequence ATGAAGACATTTACATTTAAGGTCCTAGCGATCATTACACTATTTTTATTGATAATATTTATAAATTCAGCCTGCAGCACTGAGTATAACGAGATTGCAGACAAACTCGAACTAAAAGTGGCAGCAGCTTCAGACTTAACATTGGCTTTTACTGAAGTAGGTTCTCTTTTTGAAGAAGAAACAGGAGCAACGATTACATTTTCCTTCGGTTCTACGGGTCAATTAGCCGATCAAATTGCAAATGGTGCACCATTTAATGTGTTTGCCGCTGCTAATATTAAGTTTGTTGATCAGTTAAACGAAAAAGATTTAATATTTCCTGATACACAAACGACCTATGCATTCGGACGAATTGGAATAGCAACACTTCCCGATCAACCGATTGTGATCGAGAAGCTAGAAGATCTTTTACAACCTGAAGTCGTTAAAGTAGCCATTGCTAACCCTGACCATGCACCATACGGACTAGCAGCTAAGCAAGCGCTTGAAACCGTGGGAATTTGGGAAGAGCTACAAGGAAAACTCGTGTATGGACGTAATATCTCAGATACACTAGCATTTATTGAGACAGGAAATGTCGAAGCGGGAATTATTGCATTATCGCTCTATCAAGAGGATATCGTTAATTTCCACATGATCGAGGAAAACTTACATACTCCTCTTGAACAGTCGATTGCTGTTATAAACGAGACGAATCAAGAAGAGCTTTCAAGAAAGTTTATAGATTTTATTATGGGGCCAGTTGGAAAGCCAATTATGGAAAGTTACGGTTTTGTTGTGCCTGAGTAA